ACGCTATATCGGGTGGAAAATTCCGTTTTTTTATATTGGTACGGTCGCGGTCCTGAGCTGGATTTTCGGCGCACCGGATTCCTATTTTGGTGGTAACGTGCTGTTTGCATTATTTTCAGGCGGACTCATCTTGGGCGCCTTTTATATGGCTACAGATATGGTTACTTCTCCGGTCACGTTTCGGGGACGTATTTATTTTGGTATCGGTTGTGGTGTCATCACGTTTATTATACGCCGTTATGGCGGATACCCGGAAGGTGTATCTTATTCTATACTGCTGATGAATCTGGTAGCTCCTTTACTGGATCGCTACACGCAACCCAAGATCTTTGGAGGTCGGAAGAAGAAATGAGTGAAATGATCAAACTCGGCGGTTTGCTTATGGTTATCACAGCTATTGCAGCAACAGCACTGGCCGGTGTGTATTCCGTGGCCAAACCCCGTATCGACGAACAAAAAGCAATGGCGGTAGAACAGGCGCTGAACACCGCTTTGCCGAATACCGATGCAGAGTCTGTGGAATCAGGAAATTCAAATAATGATTTGTCTTACTATATGGCCTTTGACTCTGATTCTGCTAAAAAGCCCAAAGCTTATGCTTATATTGCCAAAGGCGCCGGGTATTCCAGTATGATTGAGACCATGGTGGGCGTGGATACAACGGGAACTATCGTGGGCATGAAAGTGCTAAGTCAGACCGAGACCCCCGGACTGGGCACCCGCATTGAAGAAGTCAAGTATGGAGAAGAAAAACCCTGGTTTCAGCAACAGTTTATCGGTCTTGATGCGGATTCAGTGGCGCTTGAACAAAACGGCGGTTCCATCCAGGCTATAACCGGCGCCACGATATCCTCACAAGCGGTGACCCGCTCTGTTACTGAAGGCTATGAGCAGCTTTTACAACAACGCAGACAATAAACTCAAAGGATGGTCAGGCTATGCTGAACGAATTTACCAAAGGTATTTATAAAGATAATCCTGTGTTTAAACAGGCGCTTGGATTATGTCCGACTTTGGCTGTGACCAATTCCGTGCAGGGTGGGCTGGGCATGGGACTGGCGGCTACCTTTGTACTGATCTGCTCGAATTTATTGATTTCGTTGATCCGGGGCATTGTCCCGCCGAAAATCAGAATTCCCATTTATATTGTTGTGATTGCTACATTTGTGACCATTGTTGATCTGGTGATGGCCGGGTTTTTACCGGCACTGCATAAAGAGCTGGGAATTTTCGTCCCGCTGATTGTGGTCAATTGTATGATTCTCGGACGCGCAGAAGCATTTGCCGGCAAAAATTCCGTCGGATTGTCCTTTCTGGACGGATTGGGAATGGGAGTCGGTTTTACCGCCGCCCTTGTCCTGTTGGGAACCATCCGTGAATTCCTGGGCAACGGCAGTCTTTTTGGAGTGCCGCTCGTATCGGATCTTAAAGTTTTAATCATGATACTGCCTCCCGGTGCATTTTTAACTATTGGGTTTGTACTGGTTTTTCTCAACTGGCTGGAACAACGCGCAACAAATAAAAACTCTTGAGCAGAGAGGAAGAAATGGATATCCAAAATCTTTTACTGATATCGGTCGGTGTTATATTTATCAATAACTTTGTTTTTTCCCGGTTCCTTGGAATTTGTCCCTATATCGGCGTTTCCAAACAACTGGATTCCGCGATCGGCATGGGTGCGGCGGTCACGTTTGTAATGACTCTGGCGTCTACGGTAACCTGGTTAATTTATACCTTTTTATTGGCGCCAACCTCATCCAATATCTTTTATCATATTTTTAATCTGGATACCTATCCGGATCTCGTGTTTCTGAAAACCATTGCGTTTATACTTGTCATTGCTTCTCTGGTGCAATTTGTAGAGATGGTCATTCAAAAAACAAGTCCGGCATTGTATAAATCATTGGGAATTTATCTGCCGCTGATTACAACCAATTGCGCAATATTGGGGGTGGCTTTGCTGAATCTTGATGAAAGCTATACTTTCATTGAAAGCATTGTTCATGGTTTTTCTGCAGGAATCGGTTTTACTCTTGCCCTGGTTTTGATGGCCGGGATTCGTGAGAAACTGGAATTGGCAGATGTACCCCGGGCTGTCAGAGGAGTACCGCTGGCTTTTATCGTGGCTGGTTTGATGTCTATTGCCTTTTTGGGTTTTTCAGGGCTTGAGTTTTAACTTGATTTTAAGTAATCATATTAATATTTTAACCCCTTGTTTTCATAAAAAGCAGGGGGTGTTTTATTGGTATTTAACTTTGGGATACAGATATGGCAGATGATAAAAATAAATATGATAATCCGGAAGAGCCAGAAGAACAACCGGAAAACCAAAACTCGGCGGATTCAGAACAAAATCCTGAACAGGATCCTTATTCGGAGGCAAATGATTCATCGACGGATGAATCGGCTGCTGGAACTGAAAATGAAACGGGGCCGGAAAAGAAATCTAAAGAAACAAAGAATGATGATGACAAGACCATGCCGTTTCTGGATCATCTGGAAGAACTGCGCTGGATGTTGCTGCGCAGCATCACCTCGATTGTCCTTGCCGCGGTTGTTTGTTTTTTCTTTTCAGAGGAAATTGTTACTCTGCTTAAAAGCGCCGGTCCACCGGACTTGAAGCTTATTTACCTGGCGCCTGCTGAAGGCTTTATGACCTACATCAAGGTTTCTATTTTTGCCGGATTGATTTTGGCGCTTCCTTATGTGGCATGGGAGTTTTGGCGATTTGTGGTGCCGGGACTTTTGGATAAAGAACGAAAATTGGTACCTCCTATTGTTTTTTTTACGGTGCTCTGCTTTCTGGTCGGTGCGTTGTTTGCTTTTAAAATTATTATCGGTTTCGGTTTGAACTTTTTACTCGGCTTTCAAACGGATTTTCTGGAAGCCAATATTACAATAAGTAAATATCTCGGATTTGTGGTAACACTGGTTCTGGTATTCGGTATTGTTTTCGAACTGCCCGTTTTATCCTATTTTTTAACCCGTATCGGTATTTTAAATCCCGAGTTTTTAAAGAAAAAACGCGCCTATGGTATTGTTACGATTTTTATCATTGCTGCCATGGTCACACCACCGGATATTTTTACTCAACTCATGCTTGCGGGGCCGCTTATTCTGCTCTATGAGATCAGTATCCTGGTTTCAGAGTTTGTGTATCGGCGGAAAAAGCGACGGGAAGAATAAAAGACAACAGGACAAAAAAACTGATGCAGGATAAAAAAATTGATTTACACGTTCATTCTAAATATTCGGATGGGTTGCTGTCTCCGGCGGAAATTGTTGATTATGCTGTAAAACGGAACGTATCTGCTATTTCCATTACCGATCACGATACGGCTGCCGGAATTGAATCGTTTGTCCGGGCCGGAAATCTGGCCGGGATCGAAACAGTAGCGGGGATAGAGCTGAGTGTAAATTTCAACAACCGGGAACTGCATCTGCTGGGTTATTGTTTTGATTCTAAACACCCGCAGATCAAATCGTACAGCAAGACGCTCAAAGCTGCCCGGGAAGAGCGCGCAGAGGAAACTGTAAAACTGTTGAATGATCTTGGATTTCCTGTGTCCATGCAGCAGGTCCTGGATATTTCCGGGACCTCTCCCATCGGGCGCCCGCATATAGCAGAAGCGTTGGTGCGTGGTAATTTCGTGTTTAATATACGGGATGCATTTAACAAGTATCTGGCAGAGGGCAAGCCCGCCTATGTGCCTAAAATCGTCATTACACCGGCGGATGCCATCCAGCTGATCAAAAATGCAGGCGGACTGACTTTTCTGGCACATCCCGGAACCGGATCTATTGAAGAATCCGAGATTCGCGAGCTGTCCGAGCTAGGACTGGATGGCCTTGAGACCATTCATCCCAAGCACACGAACCGTGATATTCGATATCTTGAAGAATTGTCCGCAAAGTATAATCTGCTTCAAACCGGGGGATCGGACTGCCATGGTGGACGCGAGGGTGGAATTATTCTGGGCACCCTTTCTATTCCTTATTCTTTTCTAAATGCTATTAAAAAATTACAAATTGTTGGAACCTGATTTATATATCTGCGTTAACAAGATAGAAAACAATTTGAAATTCTATTTCCGGTTTTGCTGTTTTATTGATGGAATATATGGTGGTTGTAGTTGTAATAGTAGCCTCCCTCCTGCAACAACCACCACGGGATGGCAGGATTGACCTGTCATCCCTTTTTTTATCCCTTTTTTTATCCCTTTTCACCAATTTCTTGTTACTTTATTGCGAAAATCAAATTTTTTTGTTGTAATTTGTTTATAAATTAATATTTTATGAATAGTGCTTTGCTCAAAGATAGCGATTCAGCCAGGCATACAGTACGATTGAATGATGATTATCGAGTGGATATACACGAAAACAGATACAGGGTGAAACTGGGTTTAATTAAATTATGGAGTAGACATGCGCTATCAAAAAGATCAATCGGAGCGTGCTGAAAAGACGGGGTTTGTTACCTTTTATTTTTCCTTAATGTTCATTCTTTTTTGCAGTGTCGAAAATCTCATGGCTCAAACAGCTGCTATGGATTTTCAACAGCTTGTTGATTCAGTACCGGCCCAATGGCTGATGATCGGTGTTGCTGTTTTACTGCTGCTTGTGCTGTTCCTGCTGATTCGGGTTCTGGCTCTGGGCGGAAACGTGCGCAAAATGAAAAAACAGTCCTCAGGCGCCGGAGCGGAACCGGATGCTGAATTTAAACATCAGGTGCTTGATGAATTGTCAATTGGCTCTCTTGAAATGGACTTGAGCGGTGTGATTTACAAGATGAATAAATCGGCTGCTCATATGTTGGGCTATAAAAAGAACGAATTGGTGGGTGAACCTGTTCATAAAATAATTACTGAAGATGATATGGGGTTCATCCGTAATCTGGGAGAGAAGAATCAGGGCAGTATTGATGTTGCCATGCAAACCAAAGACGCAGAAGAGCTTCATTGCAATATCAACTATGAGCTGGTTGATGTGCCTGGAAAGAAAAAGTACATAAAAGCGAATATCACGGATATCAGCAAAGAGCGTCATCTGCAGTCTCAGCTGCAGCAGGCGGAAAAGATGGGCTCTATCGGCAAATTCGCAGGCGGTATTGTGCATGATTTTAACAATGTCATCACCATTGTTCGCGGATATTGCCAGCTTTTGGATGTTAAAATGGATCCCGAGTCGCCTCATTTGCCAACGATCCATAAAATTGAACGTGCGAGTGAAAAAGCCGAATTCTTGTCGCGTCGATTATTGACCTTTAGTCGTAAGAATCAGCCCAAGCACGTTGTGTTCGATGTGAACGAATCCATTGAAAAATTAAAGCAATTCCTTGAACCTCTTTTGCCTGAAAACACTCACTTGAAGCTTGATTTTGAATCAGAACAGGCGTTTATCAAGGTTGATAAAAATCAGTTTGAGCATGTGCTGGTCAACCTGACCACAAATGCACGTGATGCGATGCCGGAGGGAGGCGATCTGGTCATTTCAACCGAAACCGTTAATTTTGTCTCTCCGAGGAATCTGCAGACCGGTGAGCTACCGGCCGGTACTTTTGTCCGGGTTTCCATCAAAGATATGGGAACCGGTATGGACAAAGAGACCCTTGAAAATATTTTCAAACCGTTTTATACAACCAAAGAGACCGGTAAAGGCACGGGGTTGGGTCTTTCTATTGTCAAAAATTTTGTTGATCAGAGTCGCGGTTATATTGATATAAAGAGTCAGCCGGGACAAGGTTCTCAATTTGATCTTTATTTCGAAAAAACCGATGAAGCAGCGAAAGAAGGCAAAGAGAAGTATTTCCCCGATCAGAATATCAACGGCAGCGAGAAAATTCTTGTTGTGGAAGATGACGAACAGGTGCGTCCGATGATCGATACGGTGCTGTCTGATTACGGTTACCAGGTAGAAACCTGCGACGGGACCGAATCCGGTATTCATGATGTATTTAACAACAAGGTAGATTATGATGTTGTGGTCCTTGATGCTATCACACCTTATCAAAACGGTCCTAAAATCGTACAGGAATTGAAAAAACAAAATAAAAATATCAAAGTTCTCTACATGTCGGCTCATCCGCATGACACTTTGAAGCAAATCAATGTTTATGATGAAGGAACCGGCTTTTTGCGCAAACCATTTGATAACAAGATGCTGGCGGGTCGTATCCGCATGCTGTTGGATGGTTTGGCATAACGTTAGAGCGTGTTTATGTTGACTGGAAAAAGGTGTCCGGAGCGTTATGACGGACACCTTTTTTTGTTTAAATTTCAGCTTTATTTAAAGCGTAAGGATGAGAACAAATGGTTAATGAAAAAATTCAGCAGGCTGTCGCTATACTCAAAGAATTAAATGTGGATATGTGGATGGTGTTCGCCCGCGAAACATCCACAACTCCGGATCCCATGCTCGAGCTTATTCTGGGCACGCATTGTACCTGGACATCGGCGTTTATTCTTACAGCATCCGGTGAGCGCATCGCTCTGGTCGGCAGTCTGGATGTTCAGAACATCAAAGATCACGCGGATTATCAGGTTATCGGTTATGTTGATTCCATACAGTCACCCTTGCTGGAGCTATTAGATCGGATCAAACCGGAAAAGATTGCAATAAATTACTCGCAAAATGATGTCATGGCGGATGGCCTCAGTCACGGCCTTTATTTGACACTGTGTGACTATTTAAAGGATACACCTTATCTCGAGCGCATCGAATCCAGTGAAGCCGTTGTGGCGGCGCTGCGCGGCCGGAAATCAGAAACCGAGGTGAATCGCATCCGGGACGCGATTGCGGAAACGCTGGATATTTTCGATGCCGTGACTGATTTTATCAAACCCGGTCTCTCTGAACAGCAGGTTGCCGAATTTATCCGGGCTCAAGTCAAAAAGCGCGGGCTTGGCCTGGCCTGGGATCCCGCGCATTGTCCGGCTGTGTTTACCGGGCCCGATACGGCGGGTGCGCACGCCGGCCCGACCGGCCGCATGATCAAGGCCGGCCATATCATGAATATCGACTTTGGCGTTCGCAAAAACGGGTATGTATCCGATCTTCAGCGGACCTGGTATTTTCCTGAACAGGACGAGATTCCGGATGCAGTGCAGCACGGTTTTATGACCATTTACGAATCCATACAGAAAGCTGCCGAGGCGCTAAAGCCGGGTATGCTGGGATGGGAAGTTGATGCGGTGGCCCGGAATTATATTACAGATGCCGGTTACGATGAATATCCGCATGCGTTGGGCCATCAGGTTGGAAGGCAGGCCCATGACGGATCTTCGCTGTTGTGCCCCAAGTGGGACCGTTACAAGAATATGCCCTATTCAAAAGTCGAGACGGGGCAGGTGTACACGATCGAACCGCGGTTGACCGTGGAGGGTTATGGCATTGCCACCATTGAGGAGATTGTGGTGGTGACTGAAACCGGGTGCGAGTTTCTTTCCACACCGCAGAGACAGCTCTGGGTTGTGCATTAAACGGGAACAAGGACGCGGAGAGAATGTTAAACGTATCAATGGGTAGGTGGATACATAAAGCATTGTTTTTTTATCAATATCAGGTGGTGCTATGCAGATAGAAACATTGATTCTGGGCGCGATTGAGGAAAACTGCTATGTTGTTTATGATGAAAACCGTGTGGCTGCTGTGATCGACCCCGGCGACGAACCCATGGAAATTCTTTCACTGATTGGGAAAGAATCATTAAATGTGCAGGGGATTTTGCTGACGCATGGTCACTTTGATCATATCGGCGCGGTCAGTACTTTACGGGAAAAAACAGCGGCGCCGGTTTATTTGCATGAACAGGATCAGACACTGGTGGAAAACGCTCAAGCCCAGGCTGCCATGTTCGGACTTGAAACGCCTCCGGGGTTCAAGGCAGAGCATTATATCAAGGAAAATGACAAGATAAAGATGGGTGATCTGGAGTTCAGCGTGCTGCATACACCGGGACATAGCCGGGGCAGTGTGTGCTTTTTCATCAATGATGCCCTTTTTGCCGGCGATACCCTGTTTCAAAGCGGCATCGGACGCACAGATTTACCCGGCGGCAGTTATCAGGATATACTGCAGTCTATAGAAAAAATATTCAATACATATCCGGGCGCGGTGCGTGTGTTGAGCGGACATGGTCCGCCGACGACTCTGGAGAGAGAACGACTGCAAAATCCCTTTTTACAAAATTTTACATAGAATTTATTGTGAAAAAAAGTCCTTGATAAATTAGGCTGAATTGATTAGCTTATTTTCTGTGGTAAAAAAAGTGAGACTATTATGGCAGTACAGACAAAGATCCCAAAAGTTATTGTTGATGTCGATGAGTGTAAAGGATGCGGACTCTGCATTCAAGTATGTCCCAAAGATGTGTTATTTCAGCAGGAAAAATTGAATCGTCTTGGATACCATCCCGCAGCTTATACGGGTAAAGGCTGTATCGGCTGCGGTTTTTGTTTTTATCAGTGTCCGGAACCCGGAGCGATTACTGTGATTCAGGTTGATCAGGATGTGGAGGACAATTAGCTATGGCAAAACAACTCATCAAAGGAAACGAGGCGATCGTAAAAGGAGCGATCAGTGCAGGATGCCGCTTCTTTTTCGGCTATCCGATTACCCCGGCTTCTGAGATTGCAGAGGCCGCTGCGTATTATCTGCCCAAGGTGGGCGGCACCTTTTTGCAGGCTGAAAGTGAAGTGGCTTCCATCAATATGCTTTACGGCGCCGCCTCCGGCGGAGTCCGGGCGATGACAGCTTCTTCAAGTCCGGGAATCAGCCTGAAACAGGAAGGGATTTCCTACTGTGCCGGCTCTGAATTGCCTGTTGTCATCATTGATATCATGCGCGGCGGTCCCGGTTTGGGAAACATCGCGCCGGAACAATCTGATTATAATCAGATGATCAAAGGCGGCGGTCACGGCAATTACAAGTTGATCACCCTGGCGCCGAACAGCGCTCAAGAAATGTGCGATTTTACAATCAAGGCCTTTGATCTGGCAGACCAATACCGAAATCCTGCATTAATTCTGGCGGATGGATTCATCGGTCAGATGATGGAGCCGGTTGACTTTCCTGATCCGGTTACGGAACTGCCGAAAAAGGACTGGGCGATTTATGCGGAAGGAGCGGATTCGGACAAGCTGATATGTTCTATCGATCTGGAGCCTGTCATTCTTGAGGCGCATAACCGTAAATTGCAGGAGAAATACGCAGCCGTACAAAAGAATGAAGTGATGCTCGAAGAGTATAAAACCGAGGGCGCCGAAACCATACTTGTCGGATACGGCGTGGTGTCCAGAATATTGTACTCGGTTGTAGATGAGACTCCGCGATCAAGGCAAGCCGGTTGGATTACTCCGTCCGCAAACATTATGGCCGTTTCCGTCAGAACGTATCCGGGAGCTTACCAGGCAGGTAAAACAGTTTTTTGTTGTTGAATTGTCCAATGGTCAGATGGTGGATGATGTTCGTTTGGCGGTGAACGGAGACTGTCCTGTGCATTTTTACAACCGTATGGGCGGTGTGGTGCCGATAGTGGAAGAAGTAACCGAACAAGTTGAAAAACAGTTGTGAGGCTGGGCGATGGCAAAAGAATACAGACGATCTCAAAGTTTTTACGATACCTATGAACGCAAAGCCGGGAATCAGGGTGTAACGCATTACTGTCCGGGATGCGGGCACGGTGTTTTGCACAAAATGATAGCCGAAGCTCTTGATGATTTTGGCATTCAGGACCGCACGATTATGATCAGTCCGGTGGGCTGTTCCGTTTTTGCGTATTATTATTTTGCAACCGGAAATATCCAGTGTGCACACGGGCGGGCTCCTGCCGTTGCCACCGGTATAAAACGGGTTCATCCGCACAGTATTGTGATCAGTTATCAAGGCGACGGCGATCTGGCTGCTATTGGCGGCAATAATATCCTGCACGCGGCCAATCGCGGCGAGCCGCTCACTGTGTTTTTTGTCAATAACGCCATTTACGGCATGACCGGCGGCCAAATGGCGCCGACAACCCTGATCGGCCAAAAGACAACCACCACGCCATACGGACGCGGAGTTGAGAATGAAGGTTATCCGATCCGGGTCAGTGAATTGCTGTCTTCCCTCGAAGCGCCGGTTTACATTGAACGCGTGGCGTTGACGGATGCCAAGCATACAAACCAGACCAGACGCGCGGTTCGCAATGCTCTGAAAACCCAGATAGAAGGACGTGGATTCAGTTTGGTCGAGGTTTTATCGGCGTGTCCATCCGGGTGGAAAATGTCACCG
The candidate division KSB1 bacterium DNA segment above includes these coding regions:
- a CDS encoding RnfABCDGE type electron transport complex subunit G — encoded protein: MSEMIKLGGLLMVITAIAATALAGVYSVAKPRIDEQKAMAVEQALNTALPNTDAESVESGNSNNDLSYYMAFDSDSAKKPKAYAYIAKGAGYSSMIETMVGVDTTGTIVGMKVLSQTETPGLGTRIEEVKYGEEKPWFQQQFIGLDADSVALEQNGGSIQAITGATISSQAVTRSVTEGYEQLLQQRRQ
- a CDS encoding electron transport complex subunit E gives rise to the protein MLNEFTKGIYKDNPVFKQALGLCPTLAVTNSVQGGLGMGLAATFVLICSNLLISLIRGIVPPKIRIPIYIVVIATFVTIVDLVMAGFLPALHKELGIFVPLIVVNCMILGRAEAFAGKNSVGLSFLDGLGMGVGFTAALVLLGTIREFLGNGSLFGVPLVSDLKVLIMILPPGAFLTIGFVLVFLNWLEQRATNKNS
- the rsxA gene encoding electron transport complex subunit RsxA, whose protein sequence is MDIQNLLLISVGVIFINNFVFSRFLGICPYIGVSKQLDSAIGMGAAVTFVMTLASTVTWLIYTFLLAPTSSNIFYHIFNLDTYPDLVFLKTIAFILVIASLVQFVEMVIQKTSPALYKSLGIYLPLITTNCAILGVALLNLDESYTFIESIVHGFSAGIGFTLALVLMAGIREKLELADVPRAVRGVPLAFIVAGLMSIAFLGFSGLEF
- the tatC gene encoding twin-arginine translocase subunit TatC, with product MADDKNKYDNPEEPEEQPENQNSADSEQNPEQDPYSEANDSSTDESAAGTENETGPEKKSKETKNDDDKTMPFLDHLEELRWMLLRSITSIVLAAVVCFFFSEEIVTLLKSAGPPDLKLIYLAPAEGFMTYIKVSIFAGLILALPYVAWEFWRFVVPGLLDKERKLVPPIVFFTVLCFLVGALFAFKIIIGFGLNFLLGFQTDFLEANITISKYLGFVVTLVLVFGIVFELPVLSYFLTRIGILNPEFLKKKRAYGIVTIFIIAAMVTPPDIFTQLMLAGPLILLYEISILVSEFVYRRKKRREE
- a CDS encoding PHP domain-containing protein gives rise to the protein MQDKKIDLHVHSKYSDGLLSPAEIVDYAVKRNVSAISITDHDTAAGIESFVRAGNLAGIETVAGIELSVNFNNRELHLLGYCFDSKHPQIKSYSKTLKAAREERAEETVKLLNDLGFPVSMQQVLDISGTSPIGRPHIAEALVRGNFVFNIRDAFNKYLAEGKPAYVPKIVITPADAIQLIKNAGGLTFLAHPGTGSIEESEIRELSELGLDGLETIHPKHTNRDIRYLEELSAKYNLLQTGGSDCHGGREGGIILGTLSIPYSFLNAIKKLQIVGT
- a CDS encoding ATP-binding protein, translated to MRYQKDQSERAEKTGFVTFYFSLMFILFCSVENLMAQTAAMDFQQLVDSVPAQWLMIGVAVLLLLVLFLLIRVLALGGNVRKMKKQSSGAGAEPDAEFKHQVLDELSIGSLEMDLSGVIYKMNKSAAHMLGYKKNELVGEPVHKIITEDDMGFIRNLGEKNQGSIDVAMQTKDAEELHCNINYELVDVPGKKKYIKANITDISKERHLQSQLQQAEKMGSIGKFAGGIVHDFNNVITIVRGYCQLLDVKMDPESPHLPTIHKIERASEKAEFLSRRLLTFSRKNQPKHVVFDVNESIEKLKQFLEPLLPENTHLKLDFESEQAFIKVDKNQFEHVLVNLTTNARDAMPEGGDLVISTETVNFVSPRNLQTGELPAGTFVRVSIKDMGTGMDKETLENIFKPFYTTKETGKGTGLGLSIVKNFVDQSRGYIDIKSQPGQGSQFDLYFEKTDEAAKEGKEKYFPDQNINGSEKILVVEDDEQVRPMIDTVLSDYGYQVETCDGTESGIHDVFNNKVDYDVVVLDAITPYQNGPKIVQELKKQNKNIKVLYMSAHPHDTLKQINVYDEGTGFLRKPFDNKMLAGRIRMLLDGLA
- a CDS encoding M24 family metallopeptidase, coding for MVNEKIQQAVAILKELNVDMWMVFARETSTTPDPMLELILGTHCTWTSAFILTASGERIALVGSLDVQNIKDHADYQVIGYVDSIQSPLLELLDRIKPEKIAINYSQNDVMADGLSHGLYLTLCDYLKDTPYLERIESSEAVVAALRGRKSETEVNRIRDAIAETLDIFDAVTDFIKPGLSEQQVAEFIRAQVKKRGLGLAWDPAHCPAVFTGPDTAGAHAGPTGRMIKAGHIMNIDFGVRKNGYVSDLQRTWYFPEQDEIPDAVQHGFMTIYESIQKAAEALKPGMLGWEVDAVARNYITDAGYDEYPHALGHQVGRQAHDGSSLLCPKWDRYKNMPYSKVETGQVYTIEPRLTVEGYGIATIEEIVVVTETGCEFLSTPQRQLWVVH
- a CDS encoding MBL fold metallo-hydrolase, with product MQIETLILGAIEENCYVVYDENRVAAVIDPGDEPMEILSLIGKESLNVQGILLTHGHFDHIGAVSTLREKTAAPVYLHEQDQTLVENAQAQAAMFGLETPPGFKAEHYIKENDKIKMGDLEFSVLHTPGHSRGSVCFFINDALFAGDTLFQSGIGRTDLPGGSYQDILQSIEKIFNTYPGAVRVLSGHGPPTTLERERLQNPFLQNFT
- a CDS encoding 4Fe-4S binding protein, whose translation is MAVQTKIPKVIVDVDECKGCGLCIQVCPKDVLFQQEKLNRLGYHPAAYTGKGCIGCGFCFYQCPEPGAITVIQVDQDVEDN
- a CDS encoding thiamine pyrophosphate-dependent enzyme, whose translation is MAKEYRRSQSFYDTYERKAGNQGVTHYCPGCGHGVLHKMIAEALDDFGIQDRTIMISPVGCSVFAYYYFATGNIQCAHGRAPAVATGIKRVHPHSIVISYQGDGDLAAIGGNNILHAANRGEPLTVFFVNNAIYGMTGGQMAPTTLIGQKTTTTPYGRGVENEGYPIRVSELLSSLEAPVYIERVALTDAKHTNQTRRAVRNALKTQIEGRGFSLVEVLSACPSGWKMSPVKAKEYITNEMTKIFPLGVFRDRRKETEPREAERHVFQTKSLKESLEIPTEEKKRNPNPHPLPDTKIPN